The following are encoded together in the Thunnus thynnus chromosome 15, fThuThy2.1, whole genome shotgun sequence genome:
- the parp10 gene encoding protein mono-ADP-ribosyltransferase PARP10, which produces MPVESQEERSVEVLALPEEVDEELLYLYFENKRRSGGGPLVSVEKNGDRALLVFEEAEAAAQVLSKGHHVLHNVELSVRKPASKDRYRLLLRGINPNTSTEMIELYVENMIGLNLSEYTLYPSTGRDLILIHLSQPFSKDLQNLNARIARRALDGAKVTLEQIEQTDSILVDNLHPGITSDMLSLYFESKRGGNQKVKEVTMLSEGTAKVSFVNCESVDPVLDHSHKLDDSELLVKPYFDFLHPAERVPSPNSEIGSKDMTESNSADMSDIQMQTLPPIEASANSHTDLFQTTLEPLATPEVVEEVADEVMEDQTEDIATPSSHIAITDPAKLALFQPSTLLQDIEKAHPDFTIQIRDDGVHVAGLDTQILEQIKHTILDFFANVAEIQFTLKPEEAQLLSRKDVKERLFQTMNQSGLPAVYTVSDCNVAVSSLSQNFANQACSFLKSQLCHFSIPVDKEYECMLYCREWSEFLQALGFSSVSEQGGNIDVLTLKGMESEKQTAILKFLTTPIERETVISMEPGMLKYIQIHCHQLLAEMDQVSIFPLEAEDVCGLKIHGHAAACQMAEELLQSVVSSLCTRTITVNVPGVARFLCDEECKSIMKQMETKFQVYVSPKQLPWEPLPHQDIFETAWNMMSYKKFQEVSIDGSLQELKSDSMQTDLNGATDRGLLEDAKKIVSAIEERPEDSVSNSDPKDDMEDLDLYTAEEPTSLSDLKSDVTDVDAPQPLTEGNATGGLLLPSDGGLGLSSNLEEEAQLSLAIQYSMESSHWSLEDEEQQLQKALELSKKMIQCEGSSSSTNKSPQVDQPEKDCDISLQDTIKAANTIQIVVFAGYNCDLIRVDIAFGKKVNQRQVEEKLEHRSMKNMSDYHKKCLELIKRKHAVEIQVVGTIITVSGFNDYVAGAMLDVKLLLEKIPNWILDREILRTVQWVHHDSDSPDKIPYSPDATVFIENAWRMKLKTVDVFLNNQPHIINFEKMQEYNKASGKSAKISRKLLNLGDLEEDVPEEEYSLLSNLPEATKVNEESDEFQNVVKNFYETIQEYHSKIRIIQVEKLMNRLLYNQYKLKKASVLQRAEYPEIERTLYHGTSETSVKEICVHGFNRSFCGKNATVYGQGVYFAVNSALSVQDQYSPPNADGHKYIFVSKVLTGDFTKGCHSMKTAPLKETSDIPLRYDSVTDDITKPSMFVIFNDTQAYPEYLITCQRIHR; this is translated from the exons ATGCCAGTTGAAAGCCAGGAGGAGAGGTCGGTGGAGGTACTGGCGCTTCCTGAGGAAGTGGATGAGGAGCTGCTGTATCTGTACTTTGAGAATAAGCGGCGATCTGGGGGAGGTCCACTCGTCTCTGTGGAGAAGAATGGTGACCGTGCCTTGCTGGTGTTTGAGGAGGCAGAAG CTGCAGCCCAAGTGCTGTCTAAAGGGCACCATGTTCTGCATAATGTTGAGCTGAGTGTGAGAAAGCCTGCCTCAAAGGACCGATACAGGCTGCTGCTGCGAGGGATCAACCCCAACACCAGCACTGAGATGATAGAGCTCTATGTGGAGAACATGATTGGGTTAAACTTGTCAGAATACACTCTGTATCCCTCAACGGGGAGAGATCTCATTCTTATTCACCTCAGCCAACCGTTCTCCAAAG aTTTACAAAACCTTAATGCAAGAATCGCCAGGCGGGCACTTGATGGGGCCAAGGTAACTCTTGAACAGATTGAGCAAACAGACTCCATTTTAGTGGACAACCTGCACCCAGGCATCACTTCAGACATGCTCAGTTTGTACTTTGAAAGCAAGCGAGGCGGGAATCAGAAGGTGAAGGAGGTCACCATGCTTTCAGAGGGTACAGCCAAGGTGTCGTTTGTCAACTGCGAAT ctgtgGACCCAGTTCTGGATCACTCACACAAGCTGGATGATTCTGAGCTCTTAGTGAAGCCATATTTTGACTTTCTTCATCCTGCAGAAAGGGTACCATCACCAAACTCTGAAATTGGGAGCAAAGATATGACTGAGAGCAACTCTGCAGATATGAGTGATATTCAAATGCAGACTCTTCCTCCCATAGAGGCCAGTGCCAACAGCCACACTGACCTCTTTCAGACGACCTTGGAACCTCTTGCCACCCCTGAAGTGGTTGAGGAGGTTGCAGACGAAGTCATGGAGGATCAAACAGAGGACATAGCTACACCATCGAGCCATATTGCTATAACTGACCCAGCAAAACTTGCTTTGTTTCAACCCAGCACCCTTCTACAGGACATTGAAAAGGCTCACCCAGATTTCACCATACAAATCAGAGATGATGGTGTGCATGTTGCTGGACTTGACACACAAATATTGGAGCAGATAAAGcacaccatcttggatttttttgcCAATGTGGCTGAGATTCAGTTTACCCTCAAGCCAGAAGAAGCTCAGCTCCTTTCCAGAAAAGATGTAAAAGAGCGGCTATTTCAAACTATGAATCAAAGTGGGTTGCCCGCTGTGTACACTGTATCAGACTGTAATGTGGCTGTATCATCACTATCCCAGAACTTTGCTAACCAAGCATGTAGCTTTTTGAAATCCCAACTTTGTCACTTCAGCATACCAGTGGACAAGGAGTATGAATGCATGTTATATTGCAGAGAGTGGTCCGAGTTCCTTCAGGCTCTAGGTTTCTCCTCTGTGTCAGAACAAGGAGGTAATATAGATGTGTTGACTCTGAAAGGGATGGAGAGTGAGAAGCAGACTGCTATCCTGAAGTTTCTCACTACACCCATTGAAAGGGAGACAGTCATCTCCATGGAGCCAGGCATGCTGAAATACATCCAGATCCATTGTCATCAGCTCTTGGCTGAAATGGACCAAGTGTCTATTTTTCCACTAGAAGCAGAAGACGTCTGTGGGTTAAAG ATCCATGGCCATGCTGCAGCTTGCCAAATGGCTGAGGAATTGCTGCAAAGTGTGGTCTCCTCTCTCTGCACCAGAACCATCACAGTAAATGTTCCAGGAGTGGCTCGCTTTCTCTGCGATGAGGAATGCAAGAGCATCATGAAGCAGATGGAGACCAAGTTTCAGGTCTACGTCAGCCCAAAGCAGTTGCCCTGGGAACCTCTGCCACACCAG GACATTTTTGAAACTGCATGGAACATGATGTCCTATAAAAAATTCCAGGAAGTGTCTATAGATGGTTCTCTACAGGAGTTAAAATCGGATTCAATGCAAACAGATCTTAATGGAGCTACAGACAGAG GCCTTTTAGAGGATGCAAAGAAAATTGTCTCAGCCATTGAAGAAAGACCTGAAGACAGTGTGTCCAATTCAGATCCAAAGGATGACATGGAGGATTTGGACCTGTACACAGCAGAGGAACCGACCAGCCTGTCAGACCTTAAGTCTGATGTGACAGATGTTGATGCTCCTCAGCCTTTAACTGAAGGGAATGCTACAGGTGGGTTACTCCTGCCAAGTGATGGAGGTCTGGGCCTTTCTAGCAATCTGGAAGAAGAGGCCCAACTGTCTCTAGCCATCCAGTACTCTATGGAGTCCAGCCATTGGTCTTTGGAGGATGAGGAGCAACAGCTGCAAAAAGCCTTGGAGTTGTCCaagaaaatgatccaatgtgaAGGCTCCTCTAGTAGTACTAACAAGTCCCCCCAGGTGGATCAACCGGAGAAGGATTGCGATATTAGCTTACAGGACACCATCAAGGCAGCTAACACAATCCAGATAGTTGTGTTTGCAGGTTACAACTGTGACCTGATTCGGGTGGACATAGCTTTCGGGAAGAAGGTAAACCAGAGGCAGGTTGAGGAGAAACTGGAGCACCGGAGCATGAAGAACATGTCTGATTACCACAAGAAGTGTCTGGAATTGATCAAGAGGAAGCACGCAGTTGAGATTCAAGTTGTAGGTACCATAATCACTGTTTCTGGCTTTAACGACTATGTGGCCGGAGCAATGCTGgatgtgaagctgctgctggagaaaatACCCAATTGGATATTGGACCGGGAAATCCTGAGGACTGTCCAGTGGGTGCATCATGACTCAGACTCCCCAGACAAGATTCCTTATTCACCCGATGCTACAGTGTTCATCGAGAACGCTTGGAGGATGAAGCTGAAAACAGTTGATGTTTTTCTCAACAATCAGCCCCACATTATCAATTTTGAAAAGATGCAGGAATACAACAAAGCTTCGGGGAAATCTGCGAAAATCTCCAGGAAATTGCTTAATTTAGGAGATTTGGAGGAGGATGTACCAG AAGAGGAATACTCCCTGCTATCAAACCTGCCTGAAGCAACAAAAGTCAATGAGGAATCTGATGAATTTCAGAATGTGGTGAAGAATTTCTATGAGACCATACAGGAATACCACAGCAAGATCAGAATCatacag GTGGAGAAGTTAATGAATCGATTGCTGTACAATCAGTACAAGCTAAAGAAGGCAAGCGTTCTGCAGCGAGCAGAGTACCCGGAAATTGAACGGACACTCTACCACGGCACTAGTGAGACGAGCGTGAAAGAGATTTGCGTCCACGGATTCAACAGAAGTTTCTGTGGAAAGAATG CCACTGTTTATGGCCAGGGGGTGTATTTTGCTGTCAACTCTGCACTGTCTGTCCAGGATCAGTACTCACCCCCAAACGCAGACGGACACAAGTATATTTTTGTGTCAAAGGTCCTAACAGGAGACTTCACTAAAGGTTGCCATTCAATGAAGACAGCCCCGCTGAAGGAGACCAGTGATATTCCCCTCAGATATGACAGTGTGACAGACGACATTACCAAGCCATCAATGTTTGTCATCTTCAATGATACACAGGCTTATCCAGAATATCTCATTACATGCCAGAGAATCCACCGCTGA